TCACATTCCTGTGATATCGATAAGCGTGTGTTCTGGGCCATTAGCCGTCGAAGTGATGCCAAAAGGAGGGACTCCATGCAGCCTTGTAACACCAAAAGACACGGTGGAGCACAAGAGCTTACGTAATGTTGTGGAATATCTGTCAGACGTCCTCTAATTACTCCTTCAAGGATGTGTGCGCATGTGATGTTAGCACTGTATAACAAAAGTTGGTTCAACGGGGGAGTAGGGAGGGGAGAATATACGCTAAATAATTGAGATGGGATGGACagggggaaaagaagaaaaaaagaggttaGTGTGATAAAGAGTCACGGTCGCCGAAAGACTGGAGAACTTTGAGGAGAATGGGAAATAAAAGTGCAGCAGACTTTGCAAACATATCTGAAGCACATCAGTAGGGACATGTTTGAGAAAAAAGGACATTAAGAGCTGGAAAACAAAGAGCGGTAAAAAACGAATGAAGGAAGAGTGTTGTGAGATCTGATTTtgaaaagacagaagaaaatGAAGTGTAGGATTGAGGAGTGCGACTCACGGAGAGGACAATGCGAGCGAGGAGAGACACAGGGCGAGGGGAAAGGCTTGTGAGCGAACACGCCAGCCGGGGCTCTTGGTGCAATGCAGAcgcgttgccatggaaacgaatggagggaaagcacagacgaagaggaggaggaggggattaAATGGGAAGGAAGAGatcactgttgtgtgtgtgtgtgtgtgtgtgtgtgtgtgtgcctgtatgTGTGGATTAGTTTCAGAAGTGGATATGGAGTTGGATGAATAAAGTGCTTGATGAATATGAAGTGGGGATGAATTGGAAGTGGGGATGTCCAACACGTGTGTATTAACACGTAATTTTGACGGATCCACATTGGCGAATACCTTCATCAGACCCACTTATTTGTTAAAGAATGTCCGACAGTTTTAAAGCTGTAATTAAGACCAGCGGGCTCGTGTGGTTTAATCATGAGTCTAGAGGAGCTCAGTTCACAGCAGTTCGTCCTTGTGTCTGCTCAAAGTGCAGGCGCTCTGATGAAATGTTGCCCCTATAAATAAGAACGTAAAGGGATGGGGGATGAGGCTGTCGCCATAGCGCCATTTGTCTCAGGTGGCTTTGTCTGGGTCCAGATCTGAGGGCGGGGGGTTGTCATGGCAGCAGTAGGCCATGGAGTTTGTCTGGATGTGATGCTGCAAAcatacacacgcatgcacacacgctctttctctttctcacacacagacatacacagtCTTGACTGCAGGATTATAAATAGAAGGCAGCATCCCTCCTCTCATGTCCAACACCTGTGTGACCCCATCATTTTCAACTTCATCTTCAGCCATTTCTTCTCACCACTCATTTCCCTTTGTccttctgcttttgttttgctcatccttctctcctctcttttccccccctctctctccctgaccCCCAGAGTCTCATCGAGTGGCTTTGTTTGCTATGTGTTCATTGGCGTAGTGAAGGTGAGGATGCGGGGTGTCTGCGGTTGTCATGGCGACGAGATACAGGCACGGTGTGGATGCTTAACAAGCTTGGAGTGGCTCCGCCTAATGAAGTGGGACAGCTGTAACTGGGTGTGTGCTTAACCGACGACAGTACAGCAAGCGCTTGTTAAAAGTCTCCTTTGCCGGCCGTGGGCTCTTGTGGAGGAGAGGTGTTCGACCGCCCATGCAGACACGAGCAGCCCGAGCACGTTGCACTCAAACAGGAGACGTAAATCAGCCAACCGCCATTGACttgtaaaccttaaaaaaaggaaaacgccGGAGCTGTCTGTAAAAGGTTTCTGACATCGTTAAAGGTCTTCGTAAAGCCGAGTTGTGCCAACACAGGCACCCACGGAGACTCCGTCCCccccattgttgttttttacaggctttgactccacccagaggcctttctgtgtggagtccgCATGTTCTCCCCCGTCTCTGTAGGTCTAGATTAACAACCATAcactctcacattcacacacctacaggcaatAGGACATGCAAACTCCACAGAAAGGCCGCTGGGTGGTTTGGGTCGCGCACACAGTATATTTATTAATGCTTTCTAGATGATTATTTACTTTGTTTCTGATTTCCCAGAATTCAAGTGGATTTATTTTAATCACATTTGTAAAGCCTGAGCGTGTTTGTGTATCGGTGTAAAGTTCCCCAAGCGTCCTTGGTGAGATATGAGCCCACATCACTCCTTTGGACTTTGTCTGTTTATTGTTGTAAGGAGAGGCGAGACCAATATGGCGAGAGACGGAAGAGACAAACGAATGATCGTCTTCCAAAAAGGGCTCGAGTGCGCTCGAGCGTGCAGCCCTTCCGTGTCACATCCTGAGCCCTGGCGGCACTTTGGACTGCGGCTTACTGCTCTGAACGCGCCACGTCAAGTCACGCAGAGAGGAAGTGTGCCGTTTCTGGGGATAATGCCATGAAAGCTCTCCGGCTCTCCTTCCGTTCTCCCGGAGTCAGCGGAGCCGCAAAGCCCTACCCTCCCCCtaacctccccccaccctcccctcggCTCAGTTCGCCACGTTCCTTGAGTGTAGTGTTCCCCTAAAAAAGAATAGATTGCGCCCCGCTTGCAGCGGCCGTTGTGAAACGCGGTCTACCTGTTTCGGACCGGGGCCGGAGTAATACCTGTCAAGGGCAGAGAGGTTTTCCATTAGTGCCGGGACGTCCCAGTGGAAATGACGTTAGATTGCTTTCTTGCCTGGCTGAACTTGCTTCCAAATAAATAGTGGAGATGGGCGTTATCTGGGCTCACCTGaatttgtctttatttcttgTAAGTTAAAAAACATGGTCTGCTGGTACTTATCGGATTGCTCTACTGCTTCCTCTGATTATCATGCTTAGTGGATCATCCTGCTGAAAGAATGTCACTTACAGCCGGACCCTGGCgtctcttccttttttcttccccccagACGGCGGGACGAAGAAGCTTCGCAGCACCATCCGACGGAGCACGGAGACGGGCATCGCCGTGGAGATGAGGAACCGAGTGACACGGCAGGGCAGCAAGGACTCCACCGACGGCAGCACCAACTCGAACAGCTCCGACGGAACGTGAGTACCCGAAACCAGCGGGCCGTCCACTCATCCACGCGCGGACAGCATCCCTTACTCTGCCTCCGTCCACTCAGGTTCGTCTTCCCCACCACGCGCCTGGGGCCCGAGAGCCAGTTCAGCGACTTTCTGGATGGACTGGGCCCCGCTCAGATCGTCGGCCGGCAAACACTGGCTACACCCTCGATGGGTAAGCCATTCAAGCCGCGGTGATCATCCTCAGGCGTGGTTTGCTTTCTTCCTGCGATTTTTGTGACATTTAATGCACTCGACTCTCTCCGGTGGCCTCGAGCACGAGTTCATACGCGCTCTCACTtccagtaacaacaacaacattacgGTAAAGGCAAGATTTAGGGCTGTTGAACCACGTCTAAACAATCACAGGTAGTTAAAGATGTTCTGCAGGAAGACAGAGACAATAATCTACAACCTAAGACCAAACTGAGATGCGCAGCAGCCTCTAAAAATACCGCACACATTACTAGTGTATTCACTCAGCATGATGATGTTATTCTTGCATGAGATATAAATCTTTCATGCGAAAGGTCATCATCGCTCGCGAGAAACCGCAGAGCACTGCGCTCCGACATACCCGCCGGTGAGGACCTCCCTCACGGCTCAGTGTGGCCCTCTGCAGTTAGATAGCGGCCATCGCAGCATCAGTGAGTCAGGGCTCACGGCGAAGCGCGCTTCACTGAGCACCGCGATGTTTGCAGCTTTTCCTTGGCGGTTCTGTAGGTCTCTGTTCGGGAGAACTAAACGCGGCGTGTTGTGCCTCTACAGGGGATGTCAACGTGGGCATGGTAGACCGAGGAGggcagctggaggtggaggtcaACCAGGCCAGAGGGTTGACGCCCAAGCCGGGCTCCAAGAACATACCAGGTACCCTGGACTCACTTTGCTTTCTGCGGTCCATCCCTCCATTGACTCGGGCTCTCTGTAAGTGGGGGATTTTCACTTTCACTCCGTCCGCAGCGACCTACGTCAAGGTGTATGTGCTGGAGAATGGCCTCTGCTTGGCCAAGAAGAAAACCAGAGTCGTGAAGAAGAATCTGGACCCCACCTACCAGCAGGCGCTGTTGTTTGATGAGAGTCCCCTGGGCAAAGTCCTCCAGGTATGACAAGTAGACGCAACCACCTGACGGGACTCTTCCGCACTTGTTGTTCTAGCCCAGGACCATAATCAGGACAATTCTATATTCGCTGAGAACAAGCAAATAGCAAATAAGCAGAGGCGTTTGGAAGTAATTGTCACATTAATGATTTACGGCTAAAAGGGCACAAATCAAAGCTTAAAGATATCTTACCGTATTATTAACAATGTACCACTTTGGAATACTTTGTTGTTATGATTGTCCTCAGATTTTGATTCATACTAAATCCTGATCCCACCATTCTCTaaataagccccgcccacttcaaATCAGTTTGGAAAAAGCAGAATATTCTGCTGTGAAATGGCCAAAGCCTTTCTAGaaactgtgtgtgcatgtaggtCCTCATTACCAATAGAAAGCCTAATTAAGATTACGTATTTGGGGACGGTAAAAAGGTGTGACATGTACCCACTACTTAGTGTTGCGTGTATAATGTATATTCTTCTGTCCTCTAGGTAATAGTGTGGGGGGATTACGGGCGAATGGACCACAAGTGCTTCATGGGAATGGCCCAGATCCTTCTCGAGGACTTGGACCTGTCCGCCACCGTCAGCGGCTGGTACAAGCTGTTCCCTACCTCCTCTCTGGCAGATCCCAGCATCGGACCCCTCACCAGACGCCTCTCCCAGTCCTCCCTGGAGAGCGCCACGAGCCCCTCGTGCACCTAGACACCTAGTAGGCACCCACAAGCACGGGCACAGGCAGAGTCATGCAGACacgtactgtatatacacaacGACTAAGTGCAAGACAGGTAGCcatacacgtacacacacacacacacacacacacacacacacacacacacatatatacccGCGTGCATCGGTGGAGGGTGACACATAACCGTGCAAATACATGATCTCATCCAcatgactacacacacacacacacacacacacacacactacgtcCACGTACTCGCATTCTACAAAGCAAATTCAACTTGAAGTCGACTTATTTTACCAGAACATGTAGCATTTTTCACCGTCCCATTTTAACATTTCTTACCATGAAACAGCAAATCTGCATTCCAATGTACCAGATTGTGGTGCGACTCATCCcagggtcatgtgaccatgaTGCCAGTTTCTATGCCCTCTATGCCAaactaaggaaaaaaaaaactttattttttaaaaccaaagcaattgttattgttgttactACTATAAGTTGTAGGTGAACTAGTATACAATATAAAGTATGGATATGTAGCAGAGTCAATGACTTAGatgtaatgcaaaaaaaaccgAACATACATTCTACACACATGAGCATAAACATACCAACAGGCTTGAGTAGTCCCACAACGGCTGTTATGTGAGGTAGCAACACTGCTATTCTTTAATTCTTACAGGGCAGAGTTTATATAACAATGTGTGCGTGTAGATATATATCTACATATATCATTATATTtgtagatatatctatatatatatatatatatatatattaatagatAGCTAAAtacttatttgtatttatgtatcGGCTGCACTCTGCATGTTTGCTTGCAACCCTCGTAGAGACATTTTAAAACGCTTAAATCTTCTTATTTTGATCGCCTCGAACCGATGTAGCAGGTATAGCGCCACTTTATTGCTCCGAGCAGGGTAGGAGGGTGGGGCTTTAAGGGTGGGGCTGTCATGGCGATTACAGAGGAAAAGACACCGCTGTCAGACTACATTCGGGATCCTGCCTTCATCTTAGTAGTAAAGGACTGCTGCACAAAGGCTTCCTGGGAAACGTGTCCAGcttgagtgcccccccccccccctttcccgcTCCTGTAAAACCAGCACTCAGATGTGTTTGAACTTTCCACCTCACACTCTCCATGGTAACGGTAGGAAGATGGCGAGCGTGCAAACGCAGTGAACAACCTGCCCCCTTTAACCCCGTCTGCGTGGTCACCTTTCTCAGTGTAACCTATCCTGTTGTAAATGTGTCAACTTATATTGAATTCCAGAtcattcttattatttttttacagctgaCTATGTTGCCAGTGTTACTATTGGAGCGGGTTGACTGTTGTGTGCCGTACTTTTACTTGTTTCGGGTGCAACACGTCGATCTTTACATTTCCGTTAGgcagcgtgtttgtgttttaagaaGGCACTTTactgaaatatatttatgttttaaatgaCACAGATGCAGGGTTGAGTTCCTGCTTATGTTTATTTGCGCATTCCTGAATATTTTAATTGAATACCAGCATGGAAATGccattcaaatgtgtgtgtgttttactaagGCCCGCTAAGACGACTGGTCACCGCTGTCCCTGATTTTATGACTTAACGCGGAGCATCATAATAAGTGACTTGTTTGCAAAGAACTTTGATATTTTTGCAACATTGGCAGAGTCAAAAGGTAAACTATtatagaaaaaaatatttactaCAATGCGTTTGTACATGCAATGTATTTAACCTTTAAAGTTTCTCCTTTAACGTTTACCTCGTACAATCGCCAACGCCACTTTGTTCTCGTCCATTCGAAGCCTTTCATTGGCATTTGCTTCACAAGTCCAACCCGGCGTGTCTTGGTCAGAGTCAGTTGACGCAGCGGCAGAGCGAACTGAGCTACTGGCGTCTCACGCGAGTTGCTTTGAGATGGATATTTTTCGTGATTCTCCTCGGTGGCTCAGAGCCGTTTTGTCAACCCGTCCGTCTTGGGACCAACAGCGAGCCTCGGTCACGGATAAAGACACTGCGGTTGTGTTTCTGGTAGATGTGGGAGAGAGGCTCCTTCTGGGCTATAAATAGCTGGAGCCTGTTTCGGAGCTCACATTTGGTTTCGTCAGCACACTTTCTTCACAAAAAGGGAAACCGAGAAGCACTTTCTCTCGTCGGCACATCAGACAAATATAATTCACATTTAATGCTCTTTAGACTTTGGGTAAAGGGATCTCTGacattattgatttattttgggaTGTATACAGGCCTTTTAGAAGATCCATCAAGGTCTGGGTTCCATTTTTTTAACGTTTTGGAGCTATTTAAGCTATATAGATGTATGAAATCATATAATGTACCCTTTTTAGTTTGTCTGTAGTCTTGTGGAGAGCTGGGATTATGTTAAAGCAAAGTACCTACGATACTCCTGGTATTTTCACACTTTCCTTGCGTGCGTGTGAGGATGCCGGGTTCCTTCGAATCCG
This genomic interval from Pungitius pungitius chromosome 17, fPunPun2.1, whole genome shotgun sequence contains the following:
- the rims3 gene encoding regulating synaptic membrane exocytosis protein 3, whose protein sequence is MMLSSSVVEVPSPGGMGGLSGLSAAAARNVVRSSSISGAMYGLEKSPGGGAPDSTSLAGNKKRRCSLGAKMVAIVGLSQWSKSTQQLHQQDGGTKKLRSTIRRSTETGIAVEMRNRVTRQGSKDSTDGSTNSNSSDGTFVFPTTRLGPESQFSDFLDGLGPAQIVGRQTLATPSMGDVNVGMVDRGGQLEVEVNQARGLTPKPGSKNIPATYVKVYVLENGLCLAKKKTRVVKKNLDPTYQQALLFDESPLGKVLQVIVWGDYGRMDHKCFMGMAQILLEDLDLSATVSGWYKLFPTSSLADPSIGPLTRRLSQSSLESATSPSCT